CACCGGTCGCGCCGAGCACGATCGCTCCGCCGAAGCCCAGCATCGAGAGGAAGCCGGCGATCACCGGCAGCGAGAGCAGTCCGTCGAAGAGACCGTCCACCACGCCGTCGAAGAGACCTTCGAGGACCCCGTCGAAGATCAGGGAGAGGGCCAGCAGGACGATTCCCGCAATGCCGAGACCGAGAAAGAAGGTCACGCGATCACTCCCCTGCCTGTCGACTTCCCCCGAGTGTTTTTCGTCGATCTGGCTGGATGGTCCCATACGCGGTCCGCTCCGGTCACTGCCGGGATCCGGCAATCTTTACGCGTCTTTGATGCCGGACAGACGGTTCGTGAGGGTGTCGAGTGACTGGAAGGTCGCTCCGAGCAACGACACGTGCTTCCAGCGCAGGACCCCGTCCGGGCCGATGAGGAAGACCGCCCGCCGCACCCCGATGCCCGGCGCGGAGACCCCGTACGCCTTGGCGATCTCCCGGCCCTCGTCGGCCAGGAGCGGCATGCGCAGGCCGAAGGCGCGGGCGAACGACTCATGGCTGTCCACACCCTGTGGACTGATTCCCCAGACGTCGGCGTCGAGGCCCTCGAAGGCTTCCATGCCCGAGGAGTACGAGCACAGCTGCTTCGTGCAGACCGAGGTGTTGTCCCCCGGGTAGAACGCGAGGACCACGGATCGGCCACGGGCGGCGGAGAGGCGGTAGTCGGCGCGGTCGAAGGTCTCGCCCGACAGGACTCCGCCCGGGAGGGAGAAGTCGGGTGCCGTGCTGCCGAGTTGGGGGCCTGATGCCATGGGAAGGCTCCTTCTGTGTCTGGTACGCGGACGCTCCGAGGTCGTGACCGTACCGGGGGCGGCACTTTCCGGGGCCGGTGAGTCGTTGATCCGGCGGGATGCCGTCGGGTTCCGTCGGGTTCCATCGGCATCCGTCGAGCCGTTCGCCCATCCGGGGCGGCCTCGGCGCCGAATACGGGGAGAGGGGCGCCCGGGCCCCGCACCCGGACCTGGAGGTACGCGTGGCCCAACGACCGCCGTCGGCAGCGGTTCTCGTCCTGCACGGAGGGCGCGAGACCGGTACGGAGCCCCCGCCGCCGGGTCTCCTCAATCTG
This sequence is a window from Streptomyces parvus. Protein-coding genes within it:
- a CDS encoding peroxiredoxin; protein product: MASGPQLGSTAPDFSLPGGVLSGETFDRADYRLSAARGRSVVLAFYPGDNTSVCTKQLCSYSSGMEAFEGLDADVWGISPQGVDSHESFARAFGLRMPLLADEGREIAKAYGVSAPGIGVRRAVFLIGPDGVLRWKHVSLLGATFQSLDTLTNRLSGIKDA